From Solwaraspora sp. WMMD1047, the proteins below share one genomic window:
- a CDS encoding serine hydrolase domain-containing protein, whose protein sequence is MTGAGPLDPDGLRRVREAMASRVAAGRLPGLVTVLARDDDLHVEAIGSDSFDGAEPIRRDALFRIGSLTKPLVAAATLRLVEDGLLDLAEPVDRLLPELADRRVLRRIDGPLDDTVPAHRPVTVADLLTSRLGLGILTEPSFNPPYPIVTAADDLRLVLAQPDPRTPHPPDEWMKLFGGLPLMSQPGERWHYNAAALVLGVLVARAGGGPLGEVLTSRLFEPLGMADTGFWTAPANAGRIPTYYQTDLDTGELTRQPLSAPSEWTNPPVFPSGAGGLLSTADDLLAFARMMINKGDHGGRRVLSAESVTLMTSNHLTAEQIDSAGMLLDPKGWGYGLAVATRPDEVSAVPGRYGWDGGYGTVWYNDPHRGLIAMALTQTTDFLFDGGRTEFLTLAVRAAD, encoded by the coding sequence GTGACCGGCGCCGGACCGCTGGACCCGGACGGGCTGCGCCGGGTGCGCGAGGCGATGGCTTCCCGGGTGGCCGCCGGTCGGCTTCCCGGCCTGGTCACCGTGCTCGCCCGTGACGACGACCTACACGTCGAGGCGATCGGCTCGGATTCCTTCGACGGCGCCGAGCCGATCCGCCGGGATGCCCTGTTCCGGATCGGCTCGTTGACCAAACCGCTGGTGGCGGCCGCCACCCTGCGGCTGGTCGAGGATGGTCTGCTCGACCTCGCCGAGCCGGTCGACCGGCTGCTGCCGGAACTGGCCGACCGGCGGGTGCTCCGGCGCATCGACGGGCCACTCGACGACACCGTGCCGGCCCACCGCCCGGTCACGGTGGCGGACCTGCTCACCTCCCGGCTGGGGCTGGGCATCCTGACCGAGCCGTCGTTCAATCCGCCGTACCCGATCGTCACCGCCGCCGACGACCTGCGGCTGGTGCTGGCCCAGCCCGACCCCCGCACGCCGCACCCGCCCGATGAGTGGATGAAGCTGTTCGGCGGTCTTCCGCTGATGAGCCAGCCGGGCGAGCGATGGCACTACAACGCCGCCGCGCTGGTACTCGGAGTCCTGGTGGCCCGGGCCGGCGGCGGGCCGTTGGGCGAGGTGCTGACGTCCCGGCTGTTCGAGCCCCTCGGGATGGCCGACACCGGATTCTGGACGGCTCCGGCGAACGCCGGGCGGATTCCGACCTACTATCAGACCGACCTCGACACCGGCGAGCTGACCAGGCAACCGCTCTCGGCGCCGTCCGAGTGGACCAACCCACCGGTCTTCCCGTCCGGCGCGGGCGGCCTGCTGTCGACCGCCGACGACCTCCTCGCCTTCGCCCGGATGATGATCAATAAGGGTGACCACGGCGGCCGCCGGGTGCTGTCGGCCGAGTCGGTCACCTTGATGACCAGCAACCATCTCACCGCTGAGCAGATCGACAGCGCCGGCATGCTGCTGGACCCGAAGGGCTGGGGATACGGCCTGGCCGTCGCCACCCGGCCGGATGAGGTGTCCGCGGTCCCGGGCCGGTACGGCTGGGACGGCGGATACGGCACGGTCTGGTACAACGACCCGCACCGGGGCCTGATCGCCATGGCCCTCACCCAGACCACCGACTTCCTCTTCGACGGTGGCCGGACGGAGTTCCTCACCCTGGCGGTGCGGGCCGCCGACTGA
- a CDS encoding LuxR family transcriptional regulator: MVEELPERAPAGSPLVGRTRQVELLDAAVRRVAAGQFAVVEICGEPGVGKTRMLAELAHRAKAAGLRVCSGAGTEFEQSVPFAVYTEALGGPVEHSAGRPGGDGALGQLPGGPVSPADRLRVHAATRRQLTGSALLLDDLHWTDQASLDLTEYLIRKPPTPALIAVAYRTARPHPGVIDAIGHLGAAGFRMTLPPLDAIDLAALLPRVPAHRRALILKISNGNPLYIEALARLDDAALADLALDPGPATPDSTDGSRRQLLGWLASEITALDPPAQLVAQAAAVVGEHAAIDLLAEVAQLPVDTVVEAVDQMYRAGLIATDGPWFRFRHPLLRAAAHGLAGPAWRVAAHGRAADYLRRHGGSVHVVAHHTERSARHGDEQATETLVEAGCALVAVAPAEAARWLGAALRILPGSQRWRDRRPDILLNYARALGLSGDLRRSWEVLQELRDADGQIRAEAVAFSAIVARMRGDIEEADALLHAQQAGGSLRPAAEGRRQVELAALAALRADPNAAIDHGDQALRLLAGGQNELAAAAGALRAWGTLSLGRADTAIEYVRDAARLADAASDRALLPRIELFGPLAWVELRLGRVAAATRHLARARAIAERMGRSSALPYLLVVEAMLETRLGRLPAALQRAEEAAVAARQIGSTEMQAMADAVRLRPLTWVEGPTAAIAVARRLTGAGRPRSGTWSRIAQLDHAIAQAAAGATDRCLPLLADSDEPWPVDPYTTVCRLATRAMVLARAGDHLAAAETATRAESAADAAGLDYERGLAVFAGAYVATRAERHADAIELAAVATARFAGAGAAFDEARSRQLAARAHSRSGDDRAAAREWDRAVAGYRDCGAGWLLGTMGAAAGTSTVPDRRTGPAAAEPRQTVPAPANPMPPAAPAAPGLAASGPAASGLAAPGRAASGWPLDGRASAGRLDKVGPLTSREREIADLVATGLTNQEIASRLFLSRRTVESHVARIFTKLDVRSRVSMANLINRSG; the protein is encoded by the coding sequence GTGGTCGAGGAACTCCCCGAAAGGGCTCCGGCCGGTTCGCCGCTGGTCGGCCGCACACGTCAGGTCGAACTGCTGGATGCCGCGGTACGCAGGGTCGCGGCCGGCCAGTTCGCCGTGGTGGAGATCTGCGGTGAACCGGGCGTCGGGAAGACCCGGATGCTCGCCGAGTTGGCGCACCGGGCGAAGGCGGCCGGCCTGCGGGTCTGCTCCGGTGCCGGGACCGAGTTCGAACAGTCGGTACCGTTCGCGGTCTACACCGAGGCGCTCGGTGGGCCCGTCGAGCACTCCGCCGGCCGACCTGGCGGCGACGGCGCGCTCGGCCAGTTGCCGGGCGGGCCGGTCTCGCCGGCCGACCGGTTGCGGGTGCACGCCGCGACCCGCCGCCAGCTCACCGGGTCCGCGCTGCTCCTCGACGACCTGCACTGGACCGACCAGGCGTCCCTGGACCTGACCGAGTACCTGATCCGCAAGCCACCGACACCGGCGCTGATCGCCGTCGCCTACCGCACCGCCCGACCACACCCGGGCGTGATCGACGCGATCGGGCACCTCGGTGCGGCGGGATTCCGGATGACCCTGCCGCCGCTGGACGCGATCGACCTCGCCGCCCTGCTGCCCAGGGTGCCGGCCCACCGGCGGGCGCTGATTCTGAAGATCAGCAACGGCAACCCGCTCTACATCGAGGCGCTGGCCCGGCTCGACGACGCGGCGTTGGCCGACCTCGCGCTGGACCCGGGACCGGCGACCCCGGACAGTACCGACGGTTCCCGGCGCCAGCTTCTCGGCTGGCTGGCCAGCGAGATCACCGCCCTGGACCCGCCGGCCCAGCTGGTCGCCCAGGCCGCGGCCGTGGTCGGCGAGCACGCCGCGATCGACCTGCTGGCCGAGGTGGCCCAACTGCCGGTGGATACCGTGGTGGAGGCGGTCGACCAGATGTACCGCGCCGGCCTGATCGCCACCGACGGTCCGTGGTTCCGGTTCCGCCATCCACTGCTTCGCGCCGCCGCGCACGGCCTCGCCGGCCCGGCCTGGCGGGTCGCGGCACACGGTCGGGCGGCGGACTACCTGCGCCGGCACGGCGGGTCCGTCCACGTCGTGGCGCACCACACCGAGCGCTCCGCCCGCCACGGTGACGAGCAGGCCACCGAGACTCTCGTCGAGGCCGGCTGCGCCCTGGTCGCGGTCGCGCCGGCCGAGGCGGCCCGCTGGCTCGGTGCCGCGCTGCGCATCCTGCCGGGCAGCCAGCGGTGGCGGGACCGGCGCCCCGACATCCTGCTGAACTACGCCCGCGCGCTCGGCCTCAGCGGGGACCTGCGTCGCAGCTGGGAGGTGCTGCAGGAACTGCGCGACGCCGACGGCCAGATCCGGGCCGAAGCGGTGGCCTTCAGCGCCATCGTGGCCCGGATGCGCGGCGACATCGAGGAGGCCGACGCCCTGCTGCACGCCCAGCAGGCCGGTGGATCGCTACGACCCGCGGCCGAGGGTCGGCGCCAGGTCGAACTCGCCGCGCTGGCCGCGCTGCGGGCCGACCCGAACGCCGCCATCGACCACGGCGACCAGGCGTTGCGGCTGCTCGCCGGCGGGCAGAACGAGCTGGCCGCCGCGGCCGGCGCGCTGCGCGCGTGGGGGACGCTCTCCCTCGGCCGGGCCGACACCGCCATCGAGTACGTCCGGGACGCCGCCCGGCTGGCCGACGCCGCGAGCGACCGGGCGCTGCTGCCCAGAATCGAGCTGTTCGGACCCCTGGCCTGGGTGGAGCTGCGGCTGGGCCGGGTGGCCGCCGCGACCCGGCACCTGGCCCGTGCCCGGGCCATCGCGGAGCGGATGGGCCGCAGCAGCGCTCTGCCGTACCTGCTGGTGGTCGAGGCCATGCTGGAGACCCGGCTGGGCCGGTTGCCGGCCGCGTTGCAGCGGGCCGAGGAGGCCGCGGTGGCGGCCCGGCAGATCGGTAGCACGGAGATGCAGGCGATGGCCGACGCGGTCCGGCTGCGGCCACTGACCTGGGTGGAGGGACCGACGGCCGCGATCGCCGTCGCGCGGCGGCTGACCGGCGCCGGCCGCCCGCGGTCGGGCACCTGGTCCCGGATCGCCCAGCTCGATCACGCGATCGCGCAGGCCGCCGCGGGTGCCACCGACCGCTGTCTGCCGCTGTTGGCCGACTCGGACGAACCCTGGCCGGTCGACCCCTACACCACCGTCTGCCGGCTGGCGACCCGGGCGATGGTCCTCGCGCGGGCCGGCGACCACCTCGCGGCGGCCGAGACGGCGACGCGGGCCGAGTCCGCCGCGGACGCTGCCGGTCTCGACTACGAGCGGGGTCTGGCGGTGTTCGCCGGCGCGTACGTGGCCACTCGGGCGGAGCGCCACGCCGACGCGATCGAACTGGCCGCCGTCGCCACCGCCCGGTTCGCCGGTGCCGGCGCGGCCTTCGACGAGGCGCGGTCCCGGCAGTTGGCGGCGCGAGCCCACAGCCGGTCCGGAGACGACCGGGCGGCCGCCCGGGAGTGGGATCGGGCCGTGGCCGGCTACCGGGACTGTGGCGCCGGTTGGCTGCTCGGCACGATGGGTGCGGCCGCCGGCACGAGCACCGTGCCGGACCGGCGCACCGGTCCGGCGGCCGCCGAGCCGCGCCAGACCGTCCCGGCGCCGGCCAACCCGATGCCGCCTGCCGCGCCAGCGGCGCCCGGACTGGCGGCGTCCGGGCCCGCTGCGTCCGGGCTGGCGGCGCCCGGGCGGGCGGCGTCCGGGTGGCCGCTCGACGGCAGGGCGTCCGCCGGCCGACTGGACAAGGTCGGGCCGCTGACCAGCCGCGAGCGGGAGATCGCCGATCTGGTGGCGACCGGACTGACCAACCAGGAGATCGCCTCCCGGCTCTTCCTGAGCCGGCGGACCGTCGAATCACACGTGGCCCGGATCTTCACCAAGCTGGACGTCAGGTCCCGGGTCAGCATGGCGAACCTGATCAACCGGTCGGGTTGA
- a CDS encoding type 2 lanthipeptide synthetase LanM family protein, whose amino-acid sequence MELEPTAAAAEPTRLATGWWARGTALHERIAGVGSDGPVVPPGGDHVRERLDRWRSVHPTGNGTEPLAGWLDGGIDEVTLAGLLAEAPDRLAARLPYPDWAELAECAVRRSVDLPMPPDVPASWDAAFALPVRPFVAVARERMLAGLPARLTPAEADLGALGLRFATQLSADLVRLAAPTLVGELNDWRRSGRLTGADAQHRFADFVRQVASPAGLAGLCQRYPVLARLLAQTCRRAVRAHLELLDRYATDRPQIVADLLGGVDPGPALGVETGRGDPHQGGRTVAFLLFAADRRVVYKPRSLAGQVRFHGLVRWLDRLEPGLDLPTVATVPRSGYGWMEFVLATPLTDADGAERFYRRQGALLALLHAVRATDIHHGNLLAHGDQPVITDAETIFQPDLTPPTPPGAVPDDPAAQALAGSVRRTGLLPDMVAAEHGVVDISGLGGDSRWAAPVSAASWADAGTDRMRLTYRPAPFAGGANRPRLDGRPVEPADFRAALVDGFRRGYDAIHRRRSEFTDLVEAAADDSVRVVVRPTQRYATLLTDARRPEVLRDGLDRDLLLARLWADAAGHPVRRRVTGHEIRDLWAGDVPYFSARAGQTELLASDGSPLPDLLPVTGIGAVRAGLAAMSGPDRLDQEWLLAATLASRRPATGTSGPARRQVRPAGSGADPSRLLAAACAIADQIVVRSMTNRDRINWLGLELVDGAQWLVLPMGAGFGSGYCGVALFLAQLAELTGVSRYGDAALGALRAVPPLLAGLARRPDLVAAIGCGGYHGLGGIAYALSRLAALLDDAGLRDQIEVAVELATVAATPPGPAGVAAGTAGCLAAMAAVHHESGSPAAARLAARCADRLADLADRTDGWCAPGPGPAPAGFADGTAGIGWALIRYAADGDPTGRHAQAGRSTLDRADLSGQFADVAGTGWSRGLAGVLAARTAGLGSDQDGRAVPRLGLLTGRPVLRDLSLDRGELGVTEALTLLSGQVPAAARAIRQRAPLIVDAVNNRAFDCGTPDGVPTPGLLTGLAGIGYGLLRLGFAHQVPSALLLQPGGKPR is encoded by the coding sequence GTGGAGTTGGAGCCGACCGCCGCCGCGGCCGAGCCCACCCGGCTCGCAACGGGCTGGTGGGCTCGGGGGACGGCGCTGCACGAGCGGATCGCCGGGGTCGGCTCCGACGGTCCGGTCGTCCCGCCGGGCGGGGACCACGTGCGGGAACGGCTGGACCGGTGGCGGTCCGTCCACCCGACCGGCAACGGTACCGAACCCCTCGCCGGCTGGCTCGACGGTGGCATCGACGAGGTGACCCTCGCCGGCCTGCTGGCCGAAGCCCCGGACCGGCTCGCCGCCCGACTGCCCTACCCGGACTGGGCGGAGCTGGCCGAATGTGCGGTGCGGCGCAGCGTCGACCTGCCGATGCCACCGGACGTACCGGCCAGCTGGGACGCGGCGTTCGCGCTGCCGGTGCGCCCGTTCGTCGCGGTCGCCCGGGAGCGGATGCTGGCCGGGCTGCCGGCGCGGCTGACCCCGGCCGAGGCCGATCTTGGGGCGCTCGGTCTGCGGTTCGCCACCCAGCTCAGCGCCGACCTGGTCCGGTTGGCGGCCCCGACGCTGGTGGGGGAGCTGAACGACTGGCGCAGATCCGGCCGACTGACCGGCGCGGACGCCCAGCACCGGTTCGCCGACTTCGTCCGCCAGGTCGCCTCGCCGGCCGGCCTGGCCGGCCTCTGCCAGCGGTACCCGGTGCTGGCCCGGCTGTTGGCGCAGACGTGCCGGCGTGCCGTCCGGGCGCACCTGGAACTGCTCGACCGGTACGCCACCGACCGTCCGCAGATCGTCGCGGACCTGCTCGGTGGGGTCGACCCGGGTCCGGCACTCGGGGTGGAGACCGGCCGGGGTGACCCGCACCAGGGCGGCCGGACCGTGGCGTTCCTGCTCTTCGCCGCCGACCGTCGGGTGGTCTACAAGCCACGCAGCCTGGCCGGCCAGGTCCGGTTCCACGGTCTGGTCCGCTGGCTGGACCGGCTGGAACCGGGGCTCGACCTGCCGACCGTCGCCACCGTCCCCCGGTCCGGCTACGGCTGGATGGAGTTCGTCCTGGCCACGCCGCTTACCGATGCGGACGGCGCGGAGCGGTTCTACCGCCGGCAGGGCGCCCTGCTCGCCCTGCTGCACGCCGTACGGGCCACCGACATCCACCACGGCAACCTGCTGGCCCACGGGGATCAGCCGGTGATCACCGACGCCGAGACGATCTTCCAACCGGACCTCACCCCGCCGACCCCGCCGGGGGCGGTACCCGACGACCCGGCGGCGCAGGCCCTGGCCGGCTCGGTACGCCGGACCGGGCTGCTGCCCGACATGGTCGCCGCGGAGCACGGCGTGGTCGACATCTCCGGGCTCGGCGGTGACAGCCGGTGGGCGGCCCCGGTCTCGGCGGCCAGCTGGGCGGACGCCGGCACCGACCGGATGCGGCTGACCTACCGGCCGGCGCCGTTCGCCGGCGGGGCCAACCGGCCGCGGCTGGACGGTCGGCCGGTCGAGCCGGCCGACTTCCGCGCCGCGCTGGTGGACGGCTTCCGGCGCGGTTACGACGCCATCCACCGACGCCGGTCGGAGTTCACGGATCTGGTCGAGGCCGCCGCGGACGACAGCGTCCGAGTGGTGGTCCGGCCGACCCAGCGGTACGCCACCCTGCTGACCGACGCGAGGCGACCCGAGGTGCTGCGGGACGGTCTCGACCGGGATCTGCTGCTGGCCCGGCTCTGGGCGGACGCGGCCGGGCACCCGGTGCGCCGGCGGGTGACCGGGCACGAGATCCGGGACCTCTGGGCGGGCGACGTCCCGTACTTCTCGGCCCGCGCCGGGCAGACCGAGCTGCTCGCCTCCGACGGCTCGCCGCTGCCCGATCTGCTCCCGGTGACCGGCATCGGCGCGGTCCGGGCCGGGCTCGCCGCGATGAGCGGCCCGGACCGGCTCGACCAGGAGTGGCTGCTCGCCGCCACGCTCGCCAGCCGGCGGCCGGCCACCGGCACCAGCGGGCCGGCGCGGCGCCAGGTCCGGCCGGCCGGCTCGGGCGCCGATCCGAGCCGGTTGCTCGCCGCCGCCTGCGCGATCGCCGACCAGATCGTCGTCCGCAGCATGACGAACCGGGACCGGATCAACTGGCTGGGTCTGGAGCTGGTCGATGGCGCACAGTGGCTGGTGCTGCCGATGGGCGCCGGCTTCGGCAGCGGGTACTGCGGCGTGGCGCTCTTCCTCGCCCAGCTGGCCGAGCTGACCGGAGTGTCCCGCTACGGCGACGCCGCGCTGGGCGCGCTGCGCGCCGTCCCGCCGCTGCTGGCCGGACTGGCCCGGCGTCCCGACCTGGTCGCGGCGATCGGCTGCGGGGGGTACCACGGCCTCGGCGGCATCGCCTACGCGCTGTCCCGGTTGGCTGCCCTACTCGACGACGCCGGACTGCGGGACCAGATCGAGGTGGCGGTGGAGTTGGCCACGGTGGCCGCCACCCCGCCCGGCCCGGCCGGGGTGGCGGCCGGCACCGCCGGCTGCCTGGCGGCGATGGCGGCAGTACACCACGAGTCGGGCTCACCGGCGGCCGCGCGGCTGGCGGCACGCTGCGCCGACCGGCTCGCCGACCTGGCGGACCGAACCGACGGCTGGTGCGCGCCCGGCCCCGGCCCGGCGCCGGCCGGCTTCGCCGACGGCACGGCCGGCATCGGTTGGGCGCTGATCCGGTACGCGGCCGACGGCGATCCGACCGGCCGGCACGCGCAGGCCGGCCGGTCCACCCTTGACCGTGCGGACCTGTCCGGTCAGTTCGCCGACGTGGCCGGCACCGGCTGGAGTCGGGGACTGGCCGGGGTGCTGGCGGCCCGTACCGCCGGCCTCGGATCCGACCAGGACGGCCGGGCCGTCCCCCGGCTCGGCCTGCTCACCGGCCGCCCGGTGCTCCGGGATCTCAGCCTCGACCGGGGCGAGTTGGGCGTGACCGAGGCGCTGACCCTCCTGTCCGGACAGGTGCCCGCCGCGGCGAGGGCGATCCGGCAGCGCGCACCGCTGATCGTCGACGCGGTGAACAACCGCGCCTTCGACTGCGGCACCCCGGACGGGGTGCCCACCCCCGGTCTGCTGACCGGCCTGGCCGGTATCGGCTATGGACTGCTGCGGCTGGGCTTCGCCCACCAGGTGCCGTCGGCCCTGCTGCTGCAGCCCGGCGGCAAACCCAGATGA
- a CDS encoding LuxR family transcriptional regulator encodes MRTRAVAMVGRDREVETLRRTLSRARAGQGATIFLVGEAGIGRSRLAAVAAQLAATAEMTLLRGRGSAIGPMVPFRSLSEALLSLTRATDLVPVDELGPYRPILGRLIPEWGAPAADPEAVSLVVLAEGVLRLTGLAGRDKGCLLVLDDLQHADAETLAVIEYLVDNVASQPTALVGTIRAESCPALDLAQAAAQRGDCLLIELDRLDESELRTLAGSCLGGGPEIVPDEVAAHLWANSAGNPFLAEELISGMIDTGLLIRVGDRWRVTGTLQTNVPAAFARRLAQRLDGLDPPERELLAVAAVLGRRFPLTVLQAVTGLDDRQLLRHLHGGLAAELVAPDDQTPDWYAFGHPLTVEALLGLLTPAERSRLALAAADAVATVHPGLPGEWCQLAALLRLDAGDRGGAGRLLAEAGERALHAGAADSAVRLLEQARDLVADDDTTRAGVLESLFYALVEAGLIERALASVGALDALGAGLDRRRRAALHTRLAWAANIAGRTADGLAQIDIARRLLGPDAPAQECAPVDVVAAHLLLDLPGPEQLVRAEQMARRAATVAERAPLPIVACQAWQLLGALARGRDPDEATACLERARSIAVEHRLPIWEIHSLVRLGNDDAVRDGDLDRLEQARQVAAGSGAVTAGYQAESSIALQVALRGDFAGAAAIVDPALAATTRLNLLETVEHLQLTRAIAAGHQGRRREMESVLAEVRRRGGNPAQQGPKVYGLARAFCALLEENRPRAHEELTRALAAEEENPSIFPLSGRYGLRLLLTAVDGPADPVGHRAAVAAPAARLRWNQQFGLFADAVIAGRAGDRPRAEAALAEALRAAQPYQMSRHLGLRLVGEAALADGWGEPVRWLRTAEEYFHGADVAAVASACRALLRRAGVPVTQRRDGADEIPATLRSAGVTVREYEILRLLIDRLGNREIADRLHLSPRTVEKHVARLIAKTGQPDRIALSELASATVPT; translated from the coding sequence ATGCGGACCCGAGCTGTGGCGATGGTCGGCAGGGACCGCGAGGTGGAGACTCTCCGGCGGACGTTGAGCCGGGCCCGGGCCGGGCAGGGCGCGACGATATTTCTGGTTGGTGAAGCCGGGATCGGTCGATCCCGGCTCGCCGCCGTCGCGGCGCAGCTCGCGGCCACCGCCGAGATGACGCTGCTGCGGGGCCGTGGTAGCGCGATCGGACCGATGGTGCCGTTCCGGTCGCTCAGCGAGGCACTGCTGTCGTTGACCCGGGCCACCGACCTGGTTCCGGTCGACGAACTCGGCCCGTACCGGCCGATTCTGGGTCGGCTCATTCCGGAGTGGGGGGCACCGGCGGCCGACCCGGAGGCGGTCTCCCTGGTGGTGCTCGCGGAGGGGGTGCTGCGACTGACCGGACTGGCCGGTCGCGACAAGGGCTGTCTGTTGGTCCTGGACGACCTGCAGCACGCCGACGCCGAGACGCTCGCGGTGATCGAGTACCTGGTGGACAACGTGGCCAGCCAGCCGACCGCGCTGGTCGGTACCATCCGGGCCGAGAGCTGCCCGGCGTTGGACCTGGCCCAGGCCGCGGCACAGCGCGGCGACTGTCTGCTGATCGAACTGGACCGACTCGACGAGTCGGAGCTGCGTACGCTGGCCGGGTCCTGTCTGGGTGGTGGACCCGAGATCGTCCCCGACGAGGTGGCGGCACACCTGTGGGCCAACAGCGCCGGCAATCCGTTCCTGGCCGAAGAGCTGATCAGCGGCATGATCGACACCGGTCTGCTGATCCGCGTCGGGGACCGCTGGCGGGTCACCGGCACGCTGCAGACAAATGTGCCGGCCGCGTTCGCCCGCCGGTTGGCCCAACGGCTGGACGGGCTGGACCCGCCGGAGCGGGAGCTGCTGGCGGTGGCGGCGGTGCTGGGTCGCCGGTTCCCGTTGACCGTGCTGCAGGCCGTCACCGGCCTGGACGACCGCCAACTGCTGCGCCACCTGCACGGCGGCCTCGCCGCCGAACTGGTCGCTCCGGACGACCAGACCCCCGACTGGTACGCCTTCGGGCATCCGTTGACCGTGGAGGCGCTGCTCGGCCTGCTCACCCCGGCGGAACGGTCCCGACTGGCGCTGGCCGCGGCCGACGCGGTGGCGACCGTCCATCCCGGACTGCCGGGCGAGTGGTGCCAGCTCGCCGCCCTGCTGCGGCTGGACGCCGGAGATCGGGGCGGTGCGGGCCGGCTGCTCGCCGAGGCCGGCGAGCGGGCGCTGCACGCCGGTGCCGCCGATTCCGCGGTCCGGTTGCTGGAACAGGCCCGTGACCTGGTCGCCGACGACGACACGACGCGGGCCGGGGTGCTGGAATCGCTGTTCTACGCGCTGGTCGAGGCGGGTCTGATCGAGCGTGCCCTCGCGTCGGTGGGCGCCCTGGACGCCCTCGGCGCCGGACTGGACCGGCGCCGGCGGGCCGCGCTGCACACGAGGCTGGCCTGGGCCGCGAACATCGCCGGCCGGACGGCCGACGGGCTGGCCCAGATCGACATCGCCCGCCGGCTGCTCGGTCCGGACGCGCCGGCGCAGGAGTGCGCCCCGGTCGACGTGGTCGCCGCGCACCTCCTGCTCGACCTGCCCGGCCCGGAGCAGCTCGTCCGGGCCGAGCAGATGGCCCGTCGGGCCGCGACGGTCGCCGAGCGGGCGCCACTGCCGATCGTGGCCTGCCAGGCCTGGCAGCTGCTCGGCGCGTTGGCGCGTGGGCGGGACCCGGACGAGGCGACGGCCTGCCTGGAGCGGGCCCGGTCGATCGCGGTGGAACACCGGCTGCCGATCTGGGAGATCCACTCACTGGTCCGGCTCGGCAACGACGACGCGGTCCGCGACGGGGACCTGGACCGACTTGAGCAGGCCCGGCAGGTGGCCGCCGGCAGTGGGGCGGTGACCGCCGGCTACCAGGCCGAGTCCAGCATCGCCCTGCAGGTGGCGCTGCGCGGCGACTTCGCCGGGGCGGCGGCGATCGTCGACCCCGCTCTGGCCGCCACCACCCGGCTGAACCTGCTGGAGACCGTCGAGCACCTGCAGTTGACCCGGGCGATCGCGGCCGGGCACCAGGGCCGCCGTCGGGAGATGGAGTCGGTGCTGGCCGAGGTGCGCCGCCGGGGCGGCAACCCGGCCCAGCAGGGGCCCAAGGTGTACGGCCTGGCCCGGGCGTTCTGCGCGCTGCTGGAGGAGAACCGCCCGCGGGCGCACGAGGAGCTGACCAGGGCACTCGCGGCCGAGGAGGAGAACCCGAGCATCTTCCCGCTCTCCGGCCGGTACGGGTTGCGGCTGCTGTTGACGGCCGTGGACGGGCCGGCGGACCCGGTCGGGCACCGGGCGGCGGTGGCCGCGCCGGCCGCTCGACTGCGCTGGAACCAGCAGTTCGGGCTCTTCGCCGACGCCGTGATCGCCGGCCGGGCCGGCGACCGCCCGCGGGCCGAGGCGGCACTCGCCGAGGCGCTGCGGGCCGCCCAGCCGTACCAGATGAGCCGGCACCTCGGCCTGCGGCTGGTGGGCGAGGCTGCGCTGGCCGACGGCTGGGGTGAGCCGGTGCGCTGGTTGCGGACGGCCGAGGAGTACTTCCACGGCGCGGACGTGGCGGCGGTGGCGAGTGCCTGCCGGGCCCTGCTGCGCCGGGCCGGGGTGCCGGTGACCCAGCGGCGCGACGGCGCGGACGAGATCCCCGCGACGTTGCGCTCGGCCGGGGTGACGGTCCGCGAGTACGAGATCCTGCGACTGCTCATCGACCGGCTCGGCAACCGCGAGATCGCCGACCGGCTGCACCTGTCCCCGCGCACGGTGGAGAAGCACGTCGCCCGGCTGATCGCCAAGACCGGCCAGCCGGACCGGATCGCGCTCAGCGAGCTGGCCTCGGCGACCGTCCCTACCTGA
- a CDS encoding VOC family protein, protein MSYVTANQPDGTPTWVDLGIPDLERAMEFYGALFGWEFRVGPAAAGHYTTCLLSGRPVAAIVPNPDPEATTFWWSVYFATADCDRTTQRVTDAGGTVVEGPVDVMEQGRMALVRDPAGAQFGLWQGRRHIGAEIVNEPGSLVRNDLVTPAPGVARAFYPAVFDFTLDGNDDLPDLDFTFLRRPDGHEIGGILGSPDAPASGWVTTFEVADTDVAVDRARAAGGSAGEVDEMVYGRLATITDPFGAEFSVIARAAGPVDGTGR, encoded by the coding sequence ATGAGCTATGTGACCGCGAACCAACCGGACGGCACTCCGACCTGGGTCGATCTCGGCATCCCCGATCTCGAGCGGGCCATGGAGTTCTACGGCGCGCTGTTCGGTTGGGAGTTCCGGGTCGGACCGGCGGCGGCCGGCCACTACACGACGTGCCTGCTGAGCGGCCGGCCGGTCGCGGCCATCGTGCCGAACCCCGACCCGGAGGCCACCACCTTCTGGTGGAGCGTCTACTTCGCCACCGCCGACTGCGACCGCACGACACAACGGGTCACCGACGCCGGCGGCACGGTGGTGGAAGGACCGGTGGACGTCATGGAGCAGGGCCGGATGGCGCTCGTGCGGGATCCCGCGGGCGCGCAGTTCGGTCTCTGGCAGGGCCGCCGGCACATCGGGGCGGAGATCGTCAACGAGCCCGGCTCGTTGGTCCGCAACGACCTGGTCACCCCGGCGCCCGGCGTGGCCCGGGCGTTCTATCCGGCGGTCTTCGACTTCACGCTGGACGGCAACGACGATCTGCCGGATCTCGACTTCACCTTCCTGCGCCGTCCGGACGGCCACGAGATCGGTGGCATCCTGGGCAGCCCCGACGCCCCGGCGTCCGGCTGGGTCACCACGTTCGAGGTCGCCGACACCGACGTCGCGGTCGACCGGGCGCGGGCTGCCGGTGGCTCGGCGGGCGAGGTCGACGAGATGGTCTACGGACGGTTGGCGACCATCACCGACCCGTTCGGGGCCGAGTTCTCGGTGATCGCACGGGCGGCCGGGCCGGTGGACGGGACGGGGCGGTGA